From Longimicrobium sp.:
GGTGCGGCCGGTGTGGTCGTGGTAGGTGTCGAAGATGAGCTGGATGAAGTCGCCCTCGGGCTCCTCGTCGCGGCGGGCCAGGCGGGTGCGCACCCCGGCCGCCCCCAGCGAGTCGTACATCCGCGCGCCGATGTACAGGGCTTCGTCGTCGTACGCCAGGCGCACTTCGGTGCGCTGCGTGGCGGGCTGCCCCTCGTTGGGGTCCTGCTGGCGGAAATCGGTGGCGGCGGGCGCGCTCGTCCAGACCGGCTCGTCCAGCTTTCCGTCGATGGAGATGGGGTCGGTGCGCCGGACGGCGGCCACCTGCGGCGTGGGTCCGCCGCTGGTGTGCCCGGCGGGCTGGCCGGGGTGCGACGCCGGCGTCACCTGCGCCGGGGCGGGCGCCGCGGCCAGCGCGCCCGCCGCCAGGGCGGCCAGCGGCGCGCGGTTGAGGAAGTGCGGAATGCGCATCATCTTCGGGGAGGGACCGGAGTTCTGAGTGCTAAAAGGTTAGCACACGGAGCAGGTTAGCGTCCGCTGGCCGGTGCGTCAACAGTTTCGGAGCGCCCGCCCCCCCTTGGATGCCGGTACGCGCCGGAGCGTTCGCATCGTCTTCGGGCGGCGTGTCCGGGAGATGGAGACCGGGGGGCCGACGGAGGCTTGTTACGATTCCGCCGCGTCATACGTTTCATCTGCAATCGCCGATACTCCGGCCGGCTCCGTGACCGTCTCCCGCCGCCTTCGAATCTCCCATGCGCCTCGCATCTCCCCGCCCGCTCCTTCTCGCCGCGGCGCTCTGCATCGTCCCGCCGCTGGCCGCGCAGACGGTGCAGGGGACGCTGCTGGCGGAGGACGGCGAGACACCGCTCCCCGGCGCGCGGGTGGCCTTGGTCGGCGTGGGCGGCGCCGGGACGGCGGAGGTGACGACGGACGGCGAGGGGCGCTTCACCCTGACCGCCGCCGCGCCGGGGATGTACCGGGTGCGCGCGGTGCCCGCCGGCGGCGCGGCCATGCTGTTCGCGCCGGTTACGCTGGCCGCGGGGGAGCGAAAGGAGCTGGAGTTCCAGGCGCACGCGCCCACGGCGGCGGATTCGGTCTACGCGCTGGCGCCGCTGACCGCCACGGCGGAGCGGCGCCGGGCCCTGCTGGAGCGGCACGGCTTCTACCAGCGCCAGCACCAGTACCCGGGCCGCTTCCTGACGCACGACGACTTCGTGCGGCTGCACGGGCTGCGGCCCATCGAGAAGATCCTGGACCTGGGGATCAGCATGGAGCCGCACGGCTCCGGGCGCTTCCTGCTGTACCGCGTGCAGATCACCGGCGGGGCCGACTCGCCGCACGGGCGCTGCTACCTCTCGGTGTACATCGACGGCGCGCCGGTGAACGACATCCCCCTCACCCAGCTGACGGAGCGGGAGATCGCGGCGGTGGAGTACTACACCCGCGACAACATCCCCCCGGAGTTCAACCCCA
This genomic window contains:
- a CDS encoding carboxypeptidase-like regulatory domain-containing protein, translating into MRLASPRPLLLAAALCIVPPLAAQTVQGTLLAEDGETPLPGARVALVGVGGAGTAEVTTDGEGRFTLTAAAPGMYRVRAVPAGGAAMLFAPVTLAAGERKELEFQAHAPTAADSVYALAPLTATAERRRALLERHGFYQRQHQYPGRFLTHDDFVRLHGLRPIEKILDLGISMEPHGSGRFLLYRVQITGGADSPHGRCYLSVYIDGAPVNDIPLTQLTEREIAAVEYYTRDNIPPEFNPMLGDPGSRCGSLAIWTEPPSGSTSSAASPAP